A DNA window from Thiothrix subterranea contains the following coding sequences:
- the fmt gene encoding methionyl-tRNA formyltransferase, with the protein MRVVYAGTPEFAVPALQALLTSGHEVVAVYCQPDRPAGRGRKLTFGAVKQVAVDAGIPVEQPLSLKAVEEQDKLRAYAPDVLIVAAYGLILPQVVLDIPRHGCLNIHGSLLPRWRGAAPIQRAIQAGDTETGVTIMQMAAGLDTGDMLHKVVCPITATDGGQSIHDKLAAQGATALLHTLALLEAGKLQPEAQDDALANYAHKLTKAEAQIDWTQTAAVIDRTIRAFDAYPVAFTLYEGQPLRLFASRSLSEVEGNSPPGTVIAESKSGIDIATGEGVVRILSLQLPGGKRLTAEQFLNGRSLLGVQL; encoded by the coding sequence ATGAGGGTCGTGTACGCAGGCACGCCCGAATTTGCTGTCCCCGCTTTGCAAGCCTTGCTCACCTCAGGGCATGAGGTCGTGGCGGTGTATTGCCAGCCCGACCGCCCGGCGGGTCGTGGACGCAAACTCACTTTTGGCGCGGTGAAGCAAGTGGCGGTGGATGCAGGCATTCCGGTCGAACAGCCGCTGTCGCTGAAAGCCGTGGAAGAGCAGGATAAGCTGCGAGCTTACGCGCCGGATGTGCTGATTGTTGCCGCCTACGGGCTGATTTTGCCGCAAGTGGTATTGGATATTCCGCGTCACGGTTGTTTGAATATTCACGGGTCGCTATTACCGCGCTGGCGTGGGGCGGCACCGATTCAGCGTGCAATTCAGGCGGGTGATACCGAAACCGGCGTGACGATTATGCAAATGGCGGCGGGCTTGGATACGGGCGATATGTTACACAAAGTGGTTTGCCCGATTACCGCGACGGATGGTGGGCAAAGCATCCATGACAAGTTGGCAGCACAGGGCGCAACGGCATTGTTGCACACGCTGGCATTGCTGGAAGCCGGTAAACTGCAACCCGAAGCGCAAGACGACGCACTCGCCAATTACGCTCACAAACTCACCAAGGCAGAAGCGCAAATCGACTGGACACAAACAGCGGCAGTGATTGACCGCACCATCCGCGCATTTGATGCGTATCCGGTGGCGTTTACCTTATACGAAGGGCAACCCTTACGCCTCTTCGCCTCCCGTTCCCTGAGCGAAGTCGAAGGGAATTCCCCCCCCGGCACAGTCATTGCCGAAAGCAAATCTGGCATCGACATTGCCACGGGTGAGGGTGTGGTGCGCATCCTCAGCCTGCAACTCCCCGGCGGCAAACGCCTCACGGCAGAACAATTCCTCAACGGACGTTCGTTACTAGGGGTGCAATTGTGA
- a CDS encoding YebC/PmpR family DNA-binding transcriptional regulator, protein MAGHSKWANIKHQKASVDKKRGKIWTKIIREITVAAREGKTSDPNTNPRLRLAVDKGLSANMTRDTIEKACKRGAGETNTDNYVEVRYEGYGPGGIAVIVETMTDNVNRTVGEVRHALTKHGGNLGTNGSVAFQFKKIGVMNFAPGLDEEKLMEAALEAGAEDIQMDDDGSAEIVTTPEDFAAVKVALIAAGFTPDHDEVTMRADNLTLVEGDTAAKLLKMIDMLEDLDDVQEVFTNADFNDADLAAHG, encoded by the coding sequence ATGGCCGGTCATAGCAAATGGGCAAACATCAAACACCAGAAAGCCTCGGTTGATAAGAAACGCGGCAAAATCTGGACGAAAATCATCCGCGAAATCACCGTAGCGGCACGCGAAGGCAAAACCTCCGACCCCAACACCAACCCGCGCTTGCGCCTCGCCGTGGATAAAGGGCTGAGTGCCAATATGACACGCGACACCATCGAAAAAGCTTGCAAGCGCGGCGCGGGCGAAACCAACACCGACAATTATGTCGAAGTGCGTTACGAAGGCTATGGTCCCGGCGGGATTGCGGTGATCGTCGAAACCATGACCGATAACGTCAACCGTACCGTCGGCGAAGTGCGCCACGCCCTCACCAAACACGGTGGCAACCTCGGCACGAATGGCTCGGTCGCCTTCCAATTCAAGAAAATCGGTGTGATGAACTTTGCCCCCGGTTTGGATGAAGAAAAGCTCATGGAGGCCGCTTTAGAAGCCGGTGCTGAAGACATTCAAATGGATGATGATGGCTCGGCTGAAATCGTGACTACCCCGGAAGATTTCGCTGCGGTGAAAGTTGCCCTGATTGCAGCAGGCTTCACCCCCGACCATGATGAAGTCACCATGCGGGCTGACAACCTCACCCTCGTTGAAGGCGATACCGCTGCCAAATTGCTGAAGATGATCGACATGCTGGAAGATTTGGATGATGTGCAAGAAGTCTTCACCAATGCTGACTTCAACGATGCCGATTTAGCGGCGCATGGTTAA
- a CDS encoding NAD(P) transhydrogenase subunit alpha, translating into MEGFIAIYIFILAGFVGYEVISKVPVILHTPLMSGSNFVHGIVLVGAMVVLGQAEGFMEQLVGFIAVVLAAGNAVGGYVVTERMLEMFKSSKGGK; encoded by the coding sequence ATGGAAGGTTTTATCGCCATTTACATCTTCATCCTTGCCGGGTTTGTCGGCTATGAAGTGATTTCCAAAGTGCCGGTTATCCTGCACACCCCGTTAATGTCGGGTTCAAACTTCGTCCACGGCATCGTCTTAGTGGGTGCAATGGTGGTATTAGGTCAGGCAGAAGGCTTTATGGAACAACTGGTCGGTTTCATCGCAGTAGTGTTGGCAGCGGGTAACGCGGTCGGCGGCTACGTTGTGACCGAACGGATGTTGGAAATGTTTAAAAGCAGCAAAGGGGGCAAATAA
- a CDS encoding LysM peptidoglycan-binding domain-containing protein encodes MRHSSAFFLNTLCISIGATLVLSGCGATTTTPRGGADPYDKYYGQVTAQASDVIDSSSIIINPAAPNTYVVKQGDTFWGIARKFLNTPWHWPEIWDKNQRIANPHQLYPGDVLTFDYANSARAGNGDKLQPRLRVDRHGQGEPIATLAEFMLWPRVLDEATIKNAPYILASRDDRQLITEGETIYVKNLRNASVGTRCAIFHPNKALHDPRTGQLLGYEVTYGGYSRIERVDNTSTATVVDAKREIRKGDRLLAPIDDVAYLNGVIHAPNTKIRGDIVSLFDAEAISGNHMIAVINKGLRDRIEVGHTLGVYTDGKYVVDVVESCKAKSGAVCSQLPPEKVANLVIYKVTDRVSYGLIMDATREVKDGDKVGNP; translated from the coding sequence ATGCGGCATTCTTCTGCTTTCTTCTTGAATACCCTGTGCATTAGCATCGGGGCTACCCTTGTGCTTAGCGGCTGCGGCGCAACCACCACTACCCCTCGCGGGGGCGCTGACCCTTACGATAAGTATTATGGGCAAGTGACCGCGCAAGCAAGTGATGTGATTGATTCCAGCAGCATTATCATCAATCCCGCCGCGCCCAATACGTATGTGGTCAAACAAGGCGATACCTTTTGGGGCATTGCCCGTAAATTCCTGAATACGCCGTGGCATTGGCCGGAAATCTGGGATAAGAACCAACGCATTGCCAACCCGCATCAGCTTTACCCCGGTGATGTGTTGACCTTCGATTACGCCAATAGTGCCAGGGCTGGCAATGGCGATAAGTTGCAGCCGCGCCTGCGCGTTGACCGTCATGGGCAAGGTGAACCGATTGCCACCTTAGCCGAATTCATGCTGTGGCCACGAGTGCTGGATGAGGCAACGATTAAGAATGCGCCGTATATCCTCGCCTCACGCGATGATCGCCAGTTGATTACCGAGGGTGAAACCATTTACGTTAAAAACCTGCGCAATGCGTCAGTCGGGACACGTTGCGCGATTTTCCACCCCAACAAAGCCTTGCACGACCCACGCACGGGGCAATTGCTCGGCTACGAAGTGACTTATGGCGGCTACAGTCGTATTGAGCGGGTGGATAATACCTCAACCGCAACCGTGGTGGATGCGAAGCGCGAAATCCGCAAAGGCGACCGCTTGCTGGCACCGATTGATGACGTGGCTTATTTGAATGGGGTGATTCACGCGCCCAACACCAAGATTCGCGGCGATATTGTTTCCTTGTTTGATGCGGAAGCGATTAGCGGCAACCACATGATTGCAGTCATCAATAAAGGCTTGCGTGACCGCATTGAAGTCGGGCACACGCTGGGCGTTTACACCGACGGCAAATACGTGGTGGACGTGGTGGAATCGTGCAAAGCCAAATCGGGTGCAGTATGCAGCCAATTGCCGCCGGAAAAAGTGGCAAATCTGGTGATTTACAAAGTGACCGACAGGGTGAGTTACGGGCTGATTATGGATGCTACCCGTGAGGTGAAAGACGGGGATAAGGTGGGGAATCCTTAA
- the rsmB gene encoding 16S rRNA (cytosine(967)-C(5))-methyltransferase RsmB — protein sequence MSARATAALYLQRVIYEGESLTEVLQDRAIASLNPSDQALLRDMCFGTLRWHERLSAILNKLVKKALKAADKDVECLLRIGLYQLIYQRKPDHAAVNETVKATQKLKKEWAGKLVNGVLRTFIREQAELLVQADSSVTARYACPDWLLKRLQTAWPDAWADILSASNTHAPMTLRVNQRLQTTAAYQALLQEAGIAAELVSAVDSALILQTPVGVEQLPGFFSGTVSVQDAAAQLAAPLLDCHAGMRVLDACAAPGGKTSHLLERTDGLHLIALDDSESRLKRVTENLTRLNLQAQLIAADAGELASWWDGQVFDRILLDAPCSATGVIRRHPDIKVLRRDSDIAELQQEQARLLRTLWHTLRPGGQLLYATCSILPDENSRQVEAFLAEHPDAYQSPLAGVWGHAQTVGRQILPGEQGMDGFYYALLGKAVQETTT from the coding sequence GTGAGCGCCCGTGCGACAGCGGCGTTGTACTTACAACGGGTGATTTACGAAGGCGAATCGCTTACCGAAGTCTTGCAAGACCGTGCGATTGCCAGTCTCAACCCCTCCGATCAGGCGCTGTTGCGTGATATGTGTTTCGGCACTTTGCGTTGGCACGAGCGTTTAAGCGCCATCCTCAACAAGCTGGTAAAAAAAGCGTTAAAAGCGGCAGATAAGGATGTGGAATGCCTGTTACGCATCGGCCTCTACCAGCTCATTTACCAGCGCAAACCCGACCACGCCGCCGTCAACGAAACCGTTAAAGCCACCCAAAAGCTCAAAAAAGAGTGGGCGGGCAAACTGGTGAACGGTGTGTTGCGCACGTTCATCCGTGAGCAAGCCGAACTGTTGGTGCAAGCGGATAGCAGCGTTACGGCACGTTACGCTTGCCCCGACTGGTTACTCAAACGCCTGCAAACCGCGTGGCCGGACGCTTGGGCAGACATCCTCAGCGCCAGCAATACGCACGCGCCCATGACCTTGCGCGTTAATCAACGGCTGCAAACCACCGCAGCGTATCAAGCCTTGCTGCAAGAGGCGGGCATTGCGGCGGAACTTGTCTCCGCCGTTGACAGCGCCCTGATCTTGCAAACCCCCGTGGGTGTGGAACAACTTCCCGGCTTTTTCAGCGGCACGGTGTCGGTGCAAGATGCCGCTGCGCAACTCGCCGCGCCGCTGCTGGATTGCCACGCCGGAATGCGCGTGTTGGATGCCTGCGCTGCGCCCGGTGGCAAAACCAGCCATTTACTGGAACGTACCGACGGTTTGCACTTAATTGCGCTGGATGACAGCGAATCACGCCTCAAACGTGTTACCGAAAACCTGACGCGCTTGAATTTGCAGGCACAACTGATAGCGGCAGATGCGGGGGAATTGGCAAGCTGGTGGGATGGGCAGGTATTTGACCGTATTTTGCTGGATGCGCCGTGTTCGGCAACCGGCGTTATCCGTCGCCACCCGGATATTAAAGTGTTGCGCCGCGACAGCGATATTGCCGAATTGCAACAAGAACAAGCACGTTTATTGCGCACATTGTGGCATACTTTGCGCCCCGGCGGGCAGTTGTTGTATGCGACGTGCTCGATTTTGCCGGATGAAAACAGCCGTCAGGTGGAAGCTTTCTTGGCAGAGCACCCTGACGCTTACCAGTCGCCGCTTGCGGGTGTCTGGGGTCATGCTCAAACCGTCGGGCGGCAAATTCTGCCGGGTGAACAGGGCATGGATGGATTTTATTACGCACTATTGGGCAAAGCAGTGCAGGAAACAACAACGTGA
- a CDS encoding Re/Si-specific NAD(P)(+) transhydrogenase subunit alpha: MSIKVAVPKETAEGERRVAIESSVIAKLSKLGAEVLVEAGAGAAAHLPDTAFVGATLVATASDLYQQADIVLKVQPPSDAEIAQLKDGSVLIGMLQPYQSPERLAALNAKNITSFAMELIPRISRAQSMDVLSSQAAIAGYKAAIMGADLAPRFFPMLTTAAGTIRPSKVIIIGVGVAGLQAIATARRLGAVVEAYDVRAATKEQVQSLGAKFIELGITAEGTGGYARELTAEEKQQQQEALAKHIATADVLITTAAVPGRPSPKIIPESTVDGMKSGAVIIDLAAEGGGNCTLTQPGKTIVHNGVTIHAPLNVPSQVPVHASEMYAKNLLNFLTPMLKDGAYAPDFSDEVIAGALLTHEGKIMNAAIRQLVEGA; encoded by the coding sequence ATGTCAATCAAAGTGGCTGTGCCCAAGGAAACCGCCGAGGGCGAGCGTCGGGTTGCCATCGAATCCAGCGTCATTGCCAAACTCAGCAAACTCGGCGCGGAAGTACTGGTCGAAGCCGGTGCAGGTGCTGCGGCCCACCTTCCTGATACAGCATTTGTTGGCGCAACGCTAGTTGCTACCGCCAGCGATCTGTATCAACAAGCGGATATTGTACTCAAAGTGCAACCCCCGTCTGACGCTGAAATTGCGCAACTGAAAGATGGCAGTGTGCTCATCGGCATGTTGCAGCCTTACCAATCCCCTGAACGGCTGGCGGCACTCAACGCCAAAAACATCACCAGCTTTGCGATGGAACTGATTCCACGGATTTCACGGGCGCAGTCGATGGACGTGCTGTCTTCGCAAGCCGCTATCGCCGGTTACAAAGCCGCGATCATGGGCGCTGACCTTGCCCCGCGCTTCTTCCCGATGCTGACCACAGCGGCGGGCACGATTCGCCCCTCCAAAGTCATTATCATTGGCGTGGGCGTGGCGGGTTTGCAAGCGATTGCGACTGCACGGCGTTTGGGTGCGGTGGTTGAAGCGTATGACGTGCGTGCTGCCACCAAAGAACAAGTGCAATCCCTCGGTGCAAAATTCATCGAACTCGGCATTACCGCTGAAGGCACGGGCGGCTATGCGCGTGAATTGACGGCGGAAGAAAAGCAGCAACAGCAAGAAGCGTTGGCAAAACACATTGCCACTGCCGATGTGTTGATCACCACCGCTGCCGTTCCCGGTCGTCCTTCCCCGAAAATCATTCCCGAATCCACGGTTGACGGCATGAAATCCGGCGCGGTGATTATCGATTTGGCGGCAGAAGGTGGCGGTAACTGCACCCTGACGCAACCGGGCAAAACCATCGTGCATAATGGCGTGACCATTCATGCCCCGTTGAACGTCCCTAGCCAAGTGCCGGTACATGCGTCTGAGATGTACGCCAAAAACCTGCTGAACTTCCTCACCCCGATGTTGAAAGACGGCGCGTATGCCCCCGATTTTAGCGACGAAGTGATTGCAGGCGCGTTACTCACCCACGAAGGCAAAATCATGAACGCCGCCATTCGCCAACTGGTTGAAGGAGCATAA
- a CDS encoding OmpA family protein, which translates to MTLKKVASISVAALMAAMMMTTAQAEDGKYVQNGDGKPVKNSADECVKAQYGSMPEGCEAAPAPPPPAPAPAPAPAPAPAPAPIQQMTLTSDTNFDFDKAILKPAGQANLDQFLAGLAGAKVSGISVTGHTDSVGSDAYNQKLSEQRASAVANYLASKGVPAAAIQATGKGESQPVADNGTKAGRAANRRVDVVANGTR; encoded by the coding sequence ATGACTCTGAAGAAAGTTGCAAGCATTAGCGTAGCTGCCCTGATGGCAGCAATGATGATGACTACTGCTCAGGCGGAAGACGGCAAATACGTTCAAAATGGCGATGGCAAACCCGTCAAAAACAGCGCTGACGAGTGCGTTAAGGCACAATACGGCAGTATGCCAGAAGGCTGCGAAGCTGCACCAGCTCCGCCACCACCAGCACCAGCGCCCGCACCGGCTCCAGCGCCCGCACCGGCTCCAGCGCCTATTCAGCAAATGACGCTGACCTCAGATACTAACTTTGACTTTGACAAAGCCATTCTGAAGCCAGCCGGTCAAGCGAACTTGGATCAGTTCTTGGCTGGTTTGGCAGGCGCAAAAGTAAGCGGCATCAGCGTAACCGGTCATACCGACAGCGTGGGTTCTGATGCTTACAACCAAAAGTTGTCTGAACAGCGTGCCAGTGCCGTTGCTAATTACTTGGCGAGCAAAGGCGTTCCAGCCGCTGCTATTCAAGCGACAGGCAAAGGCGAGTCACAACCGGTTGCTGACAATGGCACTAAAGCAGGCCGTGCCGCTAACCGTCGTGTTGACGTGGTTGCGAACGGCACCCGCTAA
- the ruvA gene encoding Holliday junction branch migration protein RuvA — protein MIGLLRGKLLIKQPPDLLLDVNGVGYEVQASMTTFYDLPELHQEVTLYTHFVVREDAQLLYGFSSQTERELFRHLLKVNGVGPKMALAIVSGMSPVEFNQVIHAADIARLSRIPGVGKKTAERLVIELRDRLPKAEASSSTGVAVSAPVPSVSVSDEAVNALLALGYKPAQASQMIAAYENQGLSVEDMIRQALRASLN, from the coding sequence ATGATTGGATTATTACGCGGCAAATTACTCATCAAACAACCCCCCGATTTACTGCTGGATGTGAATGGCGTGGGCTACGAAGTGCAGGCTTCGATGACCACGTTCTACGATCTGCCGGAATTGCACCAAGAAGTGACGCTCTACACCCATTTTGTGGTGCGTGAAGACGCGCAATTGCTGTACGGCTTCAGCTCCCAAACCGAACGCGAACTGTTCCGGCATTTGCTCAAAGTGAATGGGGTTGGTCCCAAAATGGCGCTGGCGATTGTGTCGGGCATGAGTCCTGTGGAATTCAATCAAGTGATTCACGCGGCGGATATTGCCCGCTTGAGCCGCATTCCGGGCGTTGGCAAGAAAACGGCGGAACGCTTGGTGATTGAATTGCGTGACCGTTTGCCCAAAGCCGAAGCAAGCAGCAGCACGGGGGTTGCCGTTAGCGCTCCCGTTCCGTCCGTGTCGGTCAGTGACGAGGCCGTCAATGCACTGTTAGCACTCGGCTATAAACCCGCGCAAGCCAGCCAAATGATTGCTGCTTACGAAAATCAAGGCTTGAGTGTGGAAGACATGATCCGCCAAGCGCTTCGCGCCAGTCTGAACTAG
- the def gene encoding peptide deformylase, giving the protein MAKLEILHHPDPRLRKKAAPVAQVDTSIQQIVDDMFETMYANQGIGLAATQVNIHQRIITLDISETKTERLCLINPEILHKEGKIEHEEGCLSVPDYYETVTRAERIRVRALTRDGEVLEQDFDELMAICIQHEMDHLEGKLFVDYLSTPKQQKARKVVQKWEKEQAKLAEKRAAAAKAIIA; this is encoded by the coding sequence ATGGCAAAACTAGAGATTTTACACCATCCAGACCCGCGTTTGCGCAAGAAAGCCGCGCCGGTTGCCCAGGTTGACACCAGCATCCAACAGATTGTGGATGATATGTTTGAAACCATGTACGCCAACCAAGGCATTGGGTTAGCGGCGACGCAGGTCAACATTCACCAGCGCATTATCACCTTGGATATTTCGGAAACGAAAACGGAACGGCTGTGCCTGATCAACCCGGAAATTTTGCACAAAGAAGGCAAAATTGAGCACGAGGAAGGCTGTCTATCGGTTCCCGATTATTACGAAACGGTGACTCGCGCCGAACGCATTCGGGTACGCGCCCTGACCCGTGACGGCGAAGTGCTGGAACAAGATTTTGATGAGCTGATGGCGATTTGTATTCAGCATGAAATGGATCATCTGGAAGGCAAATTGTTTGTCGATTACCTGTCGACGCCCAAACAGCAAAAAGCCCGCAAAGTGGTGCAAAAGTGGGAAAAAGAACAGGCTAAGTTGGCAGAAAAACGTGCTGCCGCCGCCAAAGCGATTATCGCATGA
- the ruvC gene encoding crossover junction endodeoxyribonuclease RuvC: MTTRRILGIDPGSRITGIGIIDTDGRRNQHVFSTCLRLGDASFPERLGTIFSELTRIIREYQPIEMAIESVFVSNNPASALKLGQARGAAICAGVIAGLPVAEYSPKEVKQATVGKGGADKAQVQHMVKLLLSLQGRLQVDTADALAVALCHAHASHLQQRLRSTVA, encoded by the coding sequence GTGACCACCCGCCGGATTCTAGGCATTGACCCCGGTTCGCGGATTACCGGAATCGGGATTATCGACACGGATGGGCGACGCAATCAGCACGTTTTCAGCACCTGCTTGCGCTTAGGCGATGCGTCGTTTCCCGAACGGCTGGGAACGATTTTCAGCGAACTGACCCGCATTATTCGCGAATACCAGCCGATTGAAATGGCGATTGAAAGCGTGTTCGTCTCCAACAACCCCGCGTCGGCACTCAAATTGGGGCAAGCGCGAGGGGCAGCGATTTGCGCGGGGGTGATTGCCGGTTTGCCGGTCGCCGAATACAGCCCCAAAGAGGTCAAACAAGCCACCGTCGGCAAGGGCGGCGCGGATAAAGCCCAAGTGCAACACATGGTTAAACTGCTGCTCAGTTTGCAAGGGCGGTTACAAGTCGATACAGCAGATGCGCTGGCGGTGGCATTGTGCCATGCTCATGCCAGTCACTTGCAACAACGTCTTAGGAGTACCGTAGCATGA
- a CDS encoding NAD(P)(+) transhydrogenase (Re/Si-specific) subunit beta yields the protein MNLFVEIFYLAAAVLFILGLKQMASPVTARRGIVWAGIGMVLATLITFVHPSVNSNYLLIFIGIAVGGGIAWKTGKEVAMTDMPQMIALYNGMGGGAAAAIAAVELIKQHEMDPVVQALAVAGALIGAIAFSGSLIAFGKLQGLKQLRGAFRFKNQQRINAGLFILTAWIGLGIATSGTDYGMFVLFLFFALALVFGVMMTLPIGGADMPVVISLYNAFTGLAVGFEGYVLDNPAMMIAGIVVGSAGTLLTQLMAKAMNRPITNVLFSNFGETTGEAQEVSGSMKAIEAPDAAIMMAFAEKVIIIPGYGMAVAQAQHKIWEMTKQLQERGVTVKFAIHPVAGRMPGHMNVLLAEAGVPYDIIYDLDEINEEFRTADVALVIGANDVVNPIARTDPNSPIYGMPILNADYAKNVIVVKRGQGAGFSGIENHLFFADNCRMLYGDGQAVANELISNMKEL from the coding sequence ATGAACCTATTTGTTGAAATTTTTTATCTGGCAGCCGCCGTGCTGTTCATTCTCGGCCTCAAGCAAATGGCTTCACCGGTCACGGCGCGGCGCGGGATTGTGTGGGCGGGCATCGGCATGGTATTGGCAACGCTGATTACTTTTGTCCACCCTAGCGTTAACAGCAATTACTTGTTGATTTTCATCGGGATTGCAGTCGGCGGCGGGATTGCCTGGAAAACCGGTAAAGAAGTCGCCATGACCGATATGCCGCAAATGATTGCGCTCTACAATGGTATGGGCGGCGGTGCGGCAGCAGCGATTGCAGCGGTGGAACTGATCAAGCAGCATGAAATGGATCCGGTAGTGCAGGCACTGGCGGTGGCGGGTGCGCTGATTGGTGCTATCGCGTTCTCTGGTTCATTGATTGCGTTTGGTAAGCTGCAAGGCTTGAAACAATTGCGTGGCGCATTCCGCTTTAAGAATCAGCAACGCATCAATGCCGGGTTGTTTATTCTCACCGCGTGGATAGGCTTGGGTATTGCGACCAGCGGCACGGATTACGGCATGTTTGTGCTGTTCTTGTTCTTCGCACTGGCGCTGGTGTTTGGCGTGATGATGACCTTGCCGATTGGCGGCGCGGATATGCCGGTGGTGATTTCTCTCTACAACGCTTTCACGGGCCTTGCGGTGGGCTTTGAAGGCTATGTGTTGGATAACCCGGCGATGATGATTGCGGGCATTGTGGTGGGTTCCGCCGGTACGTTGCTGACACAATTGATGGCAAAGGCGATGAATCGCCCGATTACCAACGTGTTGTTCAGCAATTTCGGCGAAACCACCGGCGAAGCGCAAGAAGTCAGCGGCTCGATGAAAGCGATTGAAGCCCCGGATGCGGCGATCATGATGGCGTTTGCGGAAAAGGTGATTATCATCCCCGGTTACGGCATGGCAGTGGCGCAAGCACAGCACAAGATTTGGGAAATGACCAAGCAATTGCAAGAACGCGGCGTGACCGTCAAGTTTGCGATTCACCCGGTTGCCGGGCGGATGCCGGGTCACATGAACGTGTTGCTGGCGGAAGCGGGCGTGCCGTATGACATTATCTACGACTTGGATGAAATCAACGAAGAGTTTCGCACCGCTGACGTGGCCTTGGTAATTGGGGCGAATGACGTGGTGAACCCGATTGCGCGGACTGACCCGAACAGCCCGATTTACGGAATGCCGATTCTGAACGCGGATTACGCCAAAAACGTAATCGTGGTGAAACGTGGTCAGGGTGCAGGTTTCTCTGGAATCGAGAACCACCTGTTCTTCGCTGACAACTGCCGGATGCTGTATGGCGACGGGCAGGCGGTCGCGAATGAACTCATTTCCAATATGAAAGAGCTGTAA
- the mazG gene encoding nucleoside triphosphate pyrophosphohydrolase, translating to MFERSIHTTIVYIARQTHDTPQVNAMQGKNGLSPPAINELLNIMSRLRDPTGGCPWDIKQTWQTILPYTLEEVYEVADAVDRHDAVALCDELGDLLFQIVFMAQIASEQGLFDFNDVAAGISRKMLRRHPHVFGDTVYADEREQKQAWDAIKQTERGTKKDDTGFFAGIPAAMPALRRSQKLQRRAAAVGFDWEHWQQVIPKIQEELDEVVDAVTNDESQSRIEEEVGDVLMGATNLARLLGVNAENALRLSNQKFERRFGRVEAILAAQGISLEAAALEQMEDAWNIAKQEEKQTDGS from the coding sequence ATGTTTGAGCGTAGCATTCATACCACAATTGTGTATATTGCACGACAAACGCACGATACGCCACAGGTAAATGCTATGCAAGGCAAAAACGGATTAAGTCCCCCAGCAATCAATGAATTGCTCAATATTATGAGTCGCTTGCGTGACCCGACGGGCGGTTGCCCTTGGGACATCAAGCAAACCTGGCAAACGATTTTGCCCTACACCCTAGAGGAAGTGTACGAGGTAGCAGATGCCGTAGACCGCCATGACGCGGTGGCGTTATGCGACGAGCTAGGCGATTTGCTGTTCCAGATTGTGTTTATGGCGCAAATTGCCAGTGAGCAAGGTTTGTTCGATTTTAATGACGTCGCTGCTGGCATTTCCCGCAAAATGCTGCGCCGCCACCCGCATGTCTTCGGCGATACGGTATACGCCGATGAGCGTGAGCAAAAACAAGCATGGGACGCGATTAAGCAAACCGAGCGTGGCACAAAAAAGGACGACACCGGTTTCTTTGCCGGAATCCCCGCCGCCATGCCCGCGTTACGCCGCAGCCAGAAACTTCAACGCCGCGCTGCCGCCGTCGGCTTTGATTGGGAACATTGGCAACAGGTCATCCCCAAAATTCAGGAAGAACTCGACGAAGTGGTGGATGCCGTTACCAACGACGAATCGCAAAGCCGGATTGAGGAAGAAGTCGGGGATGTGCTCATGGGTGCGACCAATTTGGCGCGTTTGTTGGGGGTGAATGCTGAAAATGCCTTGCGTTTATCCAACCAAAAATTTGAACGGCGCTTTGGGCGGGTCGAAGCGATACTCGCGGCTCAGGGGATTTCATTGGAAGCTGCCGCGCTGGAACAGATGGAAGATGCGTGGAATATCGCCAAACAAGAAGAGAAACAGACAGACGGTAGCTAA